The stretch of DNA TCTTGAAGGTTTGGTAGCAAAGTACCAAAATCATGCTTTAGGCTACCCGCGAAACCATtttcaaatatgtttaaaaattcaAGTGAGGATAAATTGTAGATAGCGGGAGGAAAAGCACCTGAGAAATTGTTCGATGGTAATTCAAGCCAGCGATATCATCCAGAATTCTACCTTCTATATTATTAACGCCAAAGACAAGATTTCTGAGAGATGTCAAGTTTCCAAGAGATGAAGGGAGAGTTCCTTTTATGTTGTTCCCACCAAAATTTAAAGTTACAAGTTTTGTCAATGATCCTAGTTCCCAAGGAACCCCTTCTTCAAGATGATTGAAATCCAAATAAAGCTCCAACAATCTAGAGCAGTTAGATAGACTTGTTGGAATCTCTCCTCTAAGAGCATTTGACCTCACAAACAAGTGTCGAAGTCTAAACAAGTTTCCCACCTCTAAAGGGATAGTACCACCAAAAGAGTTATCAGAGAGATTAAGTGATACGAGAAACGAAAGATTACCAATAGATGGTGATATCACTCCGCCTAACTGCAATCCTCCGACGTCCAGACCAGTAACTCTCCCGTGTTTGTGGCCACATCTAACCCCTTTCCAGTTGCAGAGAGGGAAAGAGTGATTCCATGAGGACAAGACAAATCTTTTGCCTTCAGAAACTTGAGACTTGAACTCCAACAACGCTTGTCTATCAGTTTCATCGGTGAAACCACATGCTTCAAGTAACAAGAGAGCACTGAAAGAAAGTATGACAAACAGTTTGATCATGcttgttttagttataaaagcTTGTGGAGCTTCTTTTGCAGGAAAGTGAATATAAGGGACGACGCAATTGCAAAATGCCTTTAACTTGTGGTGATAATGCAACTTGGAAAATTACATTAATGGTTCCCAACCACATAGAGAAAACTGCAAGATTTTTTCCAGAATCGACTGTGTGCATAAAATGTCTACCAACCTTCTTGCCTGTTCCCACGAAAGTCAAGAAGTCAACTGTCTGAATAGTAAAAACAATGCCCTTGTCTTCACGACTTTGCTGTAGACCTCGTGGATCGGATTTGTGAAGAAATCAACCAACCGACAAAAGTTTTGCTTTCTTGCTTCTCATATTTTTGTAGGACAAAAAACATGCAAATTGTCTGTTCCTTGGGGTGACGTACTGCAACTAAAAAATCGTAATAATCACATAAAACACTTCCAGACTGATCCAAAATGAATTCTATTTCTTCGTTCAGCTTTTTGTAGAGATGGTCAATATAAGAATtgcattaaaatgaaaaatatttgcaGCTTACCTCTTAGGAACTGCAAGCGTTGCAGTAATCCATATTCAAGGAGAGCCAGAATCACTCATCTCTGTAGAACACCCGAGTCTGTAAGCACAGGTCAACACAGCCACTAACAACAAAGGTATacttgagatagcaaaaagattCTGTAAATGAACCAAAAAAGATATAATGACTTCTTTCATTCCAAACAGTAAAACAACAAATATCATGACAAATATAGAGTGACAGTTATAGAATGAAGCAGTTTATATAGCCCCAACAAGAACTCTCTTGGAAAAAACAACAATGCTCATCCCCATCGACTCTAGCTACAACTGATAAACCATTGCGTATGCATAACACTACTATCTACCCCTTTAGCGACGGCGATCTTCCCTTCTTGAAGAATCCCTATCTTGCCTCGTGGATGTATCCGATCGCCTACTTGAACCTCTTTCCTCCCTGTCGTAATGATCTCTTCTGGATTCCGCCTTCGGTTTCTCCCAATCATCTGTTCTGGATCTCTTGTCCTCCCTTACATAATCAACATCAGCATCGTGTCTTCTAGATTGTGAATCATCATGCCGTCCTGATCTCTTTTGTTCCCTCCTATCATACCTTGGCTCCCTATCCTCCCTTTccattctttctctttctttaggGCGACCATACGAAGCATCTCCTCCATGACCCTTTTCTATGTAACCTTTCTCTTCCGCATCAGGTTTGAAATCTCCTCGCTGGCCAAAACTTGTACCACCCTTTCTGGCACCATTAAACTTGTCATGATCCCACTTGGAACTTCTATCCTCTTCATGACCCCAACCAGTATTTGCAGCTCTCTGTCAGggttcaagaaaataaatattaacttctaTCAAGTATTAATCATAAACCATATGTTGAAAGAATAAGTTGTACAACAATATCATCCAAATAAATTAGCTTCCTTACTTTTTCATCATGGGAAAATTTGCAAGAATCACCACGAGTACACTCTCCTCTCTGAAAAGCTCTGCATACACCACGAGCCTCTCTGTTCTGCCGTTGCGtctcttcatcctcttcttctcgcTTAGTGTATTTGCCACAATGATTCACCTTAATGGTCCGCCCCAACAACTGAGCTCCATTCAAATTATCTGCAATCACAAAACAGAATCCAATTACAACACCTATAAAAAGGAAGAGTAAAATCCACAAGATGAAACCAAATAATGCAAGAGTCATGACACTAACCAACAGCAAGAATGGTACTTCTCTGATCTTCATACGCAAGAAACGCAAAACCCCTAGATTTACCAGTTGCCTTGTCTCGAACAAGATTGACATCAACAATTTCACcatatctacaaaacaaataaggCATAAgaagaactttaaaaaaaaccccatttggaaaaattgaaacttgagAAACGCAAACAAACTAAACTTACTGTGAGAAGATGGCGAGGATATCACCTTCCGTGAGATCGAACGGTAGCAATCCGGCGTAGACATAAGCAGAATTTTTGAACTCAGCGTGCCATGAAGCTTCGCTAGAGATCCCTAAATCTGATTCCTTAGCGTTTCTACTCTGTATTAGCTTCACCTGCGTCAATGGATTCATCCTTTCAAAATCTCTCTCTGCGGTTTCGTGGCCGAGCAAGTTGAAGGAACCCTAAATCTTAAGAATTCGAGATCGAGCGAGATTAGCTGAGCGGGTCGGGTTTTCTTATGACCCGAGCTCTTACTAAGCAACCGACCCAGATTAAGGCCCAGTTATTTTATCTGGGCCGAGCAGATCTTGTTTATTTTGTGGTACATATTGTTTGTATACTTATTTGTCAAATTAGGTTTTGCTTAGGCTAGTTAAAagggtttattatttttagggtttgtaaagaaacaaaagtgaagACTATTGTTATTGGATTCTTGGTTATAAACTATAAAGGGAAAATACTTGGGATTACcactaggggtgaacctcttcattcactcacttataaaataaggaaataaaatctgtatacattattatataattaaaaacttaaaccgtttttttataaacctaaaccgatatGTAATTTCATtctattgtaaaatctaaactctaactatctcatttgtaaacccaaaccgatatataatttcgttctaattgtaaagtcaaaaccctaactatctcatttgtaaacctaaaccgacatataatttcattctaattgtaaaatctaaaccctaatcacctcatttgtaaacccaaaccgacatataattttgttcttattgtaaaatctaaaccctaaccaccttatttgtaaactcaaaccgatatataatttcagtttaattgtaaaatctaaactctaattctcatttatcaacccaaaccgatatatattctcgtttaattataaaatataaacaaagtcaatatttaacttgccttaaataaaagtatacaaaatttgtttccttaatttgttttgtttttaaatttaattttgatttattttttaaataaaatattagataaaacattctgattggttgagaggagAGGGGGTGAATACAAAAGTTCAACCCTTAGGGGTGAACcttattttttcattataaagAATGTTGAagacttcaacaaaatcatcaaaaagtGAGTATTTTATAGtattgttgattagttttctaaaattttgtaaattaatccAAACAATATctgtatttttataatattttatatggttttattttgtaaagaaaatgtgtaaaatcatgaaccaataacataataattgaattcattaatgatcctagattcttttgttttaattgaataacacaaaattttaattggCTTAATAAAAGTCTAATCCaataaaccaaatttgttaagattttaaatgactttttacaaataacactaaaaacaaaatattaatttaataacaacagattctacccAACAGACAACACCGTATAAAGTCTTAAAACTCTattaaaatatcaaaccaaTAATCCCATAAAGTTTCCTACTTACATGAATAATTTGGTTATAAAAATTTTGAGAAGACGAGTGAAATTGTGTATTCTCGGCTACTGTGTatccaccagaagaagaaaggtaagCGAAGAATGTTAAAGCGAGTAGTCGCCTTCGTCTACTCTGTATTAGCTTCACCTGCGTCAATGGATCCGACACCGATCTGCATTCCTCTTGAGCTCCAGATTGAGATACTCTTAAGATTGCCTGTGAAGTCTCTATTGAGATTTCGATGTGTGTCCAAGCTTTGGTCCTTATCATCACCAGCCAAGATTTCCAAAAACGGCATTTGACTATTgcttcttcctcatctcctcGTCTTCTCATTGCTTTTGAAGACTTCTACGGAGAAAAACTCATGTTAGTCTCCTCTCCTAACCCAAACACATctttgtcttcctcttcttcttcatgttgtGTATCTTACGAAGATTTGAGACGACTCAATATGAAAGGGAAAAAGGTGTATAATGCGGGTCAGGGTTTGATTTGCGTTGGAGGTTTTAAAAATGTTGCGATTTGTAATCCCAGCAGGAGACAGGTGCATATTTTTCCCGACTTCGAATTCAAAGAGTATCCACAAGTTTTTCCACGCCCCATGTACATGTTTGGGTACGATCCTGTTGGAGATCAGTATAAAGTGCTTGCCGTTGATGATTTGCCTAGGAGATTGGAGCATAAGGTTATTGTATTGGGAGGAGAAAGAGCTTGGAGAGAGGCTCCGTGTATCACCTGTCCTCATATTATTCAAACCCGGGGGATGTATATGAACGGAACACTGTACTACGGGGCTGCCTTGAAGGACAGTTATTCCCCGGATAGTAATTCTATAATTGTGAGTTTTGATGTTAGGCTTGAAACGTTTAACGTCATCAATGTACCAAGCAGACTTATACCAATGGGTTATGAGAATATGTGGCGTGCTGATAAGTGGGCTATTACAGTTACAGATAAAACTCTGATCAACTACAGAGGTAAAATTGGTGTGGTTGAGAAACCTCGTAAGGGTAGTTTTCGAATGTGGGTTGTGGAAGATGCTGAGAAAGAAGAATGGTCCATGAACACGTTTCATTTGCCCCAGTCAGCTGCTGGTGATGACTTTAACGTCATGGATACCTTTTATAACGGCGAGATTTGTCTAGTTCGAAAAGAATTGTCGGATCCGTTTCGtcttttcttttacaatttgGATAGGAAAAGCATGAGACGTGTCACAATTGAAAGATTACCTATGTCCGAGCTTAAGCGACTCAGTGACATTTCTGTGACTGTTTCCGATTACTACGAGAGCTTAATGTTCTTAGAAAATGTTCTTAGAAAACGTTCTTAGAAAATGATCTTACAAACATGCAGTTTATTTAaggtttttctttatatatgctTATCTAATTATAGAACTTAATAAAAACTAAGCACCATTATTTAAAGATTCCAGCTTAAAAATCATGCTCGACCTGATCTTTTTGACTCTCCAAAAATTGacagaaataaaatttaaggaAACTTCAACATGTTTTTGGATGATCATgcagcttcttctctttttattaatAGTGTTAAAGAAGAGAGGTCTCTCACTGATATTGCAGATAAATATCATAACTATATTTCCTATGTACCTTAAAGAAGAGCTGAAACAAGAACAGAGAGTGTAGATTTGTGAGTAAAAGCCACTTCTTGAAGAAGTGGTTTTTAGATTCAGACATGAATGtacaatagaaataaaagagTTTGGGAACCAAAAGCCAGATGcagataaaaagaaaagcaagtAGAAATGGACTTCCCCCggaaatggttactatatttaATTACTACTTTACTCTAAAACATTATATTTACATTCAGATAAAGTTTTACCAGAaccggttcttcttcttcttaacttcACTTGACATGGCAATCGTAAGGAGAAGATGCAAACACTTGATCTGGAACCACTAGAGGTAGCTTCTCTACGTACATAAACAGCCTTTTCTTATTCTCCCGCGCAATTGTATACATATTGACCGTATCTGATTTCTCCATCAACATCCACAAGTCTCCTGAGTTTACTCTCTTAAGACTGTCCCGGCAAAAAGGGCATGACTCTGACCTCCCATGCCTGCAAGATCAACATCCAGTTATGACTGAATCATCGGTTATGCGCAGAAGGAGATAGATACCGTTTTAGGAATTGATGACTTACCAATCGCGGTAACACTTGATGCATAAAGAATGTGTACAATTGGGGAGAACAACCATGTTGTTCATCTCCATGCAAATCccacattcttcttctctctcgatgTCAATCTCCGAGAGCTTGACCTTTTCAGTCTCATCTTTGTTTCTGTACCGTATC from Camelina sativa cultivar DH55 chromosome 9, Cs, whole genome shotgun sequence encodes:
- the LOC104711181 gene encoding zinc finger CCCH domain-containing protein 42 is translated as MNPLTQVKLIQSRNAKESDLGISSEASWHAEFKNSAYVYAGLLPFDLTEGDILAIFSQYGEIVDVNLVRDKATGKSRGFAFLAYEDQRSTILAVDNLNGAQLLGRTIKVNHCGKYTKREEEDEETQRQNREARGVCRAFQRGECTRGDSCKFSHDEKRAANTGWGHEEDRSSKWDHDKFNGARKGGTSFGQRGDFKPDAEEKGYIEKGHGGDASYGRPKERERMEREDREPRYDRREQKRSGRHDDSQSRRHDADVDYVREDKRSRTDDWEKPKAESRRDHYDREERGSSRRSDTSTRQDRDSSRREDRRR
- the LOC104711183 gene encoding uncharacterized protein LOC104711183, with the translated sequence MAKVSFKDSLKALEADIQHANTVALDYPREKDGARVQMRLSYNPAAQFLLFLVQWTDCHLAGALGLLRVLIYMTYADGKTTMSVYERKTSIKDFYAVIFPSLLQLERGITDLDDRKQKEVCKIRYRNKDETEKVKLSEIDIEREEECGICMEMNNMVVLPNCTHSLCIKCYRDWHGRSESCPFCRDSLKRVNSGDLWMLMEKSDTVNMYTIARENKKRLFMYVEKLPLVVPDQVFASSPYDCHVK
- the LOC104711182 gene encoding LOW QUALITY PROTEIN: putative F-box protein At3g47150 (The sequence of the model RefSeq protein was modified relative to this genomic sequence to represent the inferred CDS: inserted 1 base in 1 codon) — its product is MLKRVVAFVYSVLASPASMDPTPICIPLELQIEILLRLPVKSLLRFRCVSKLWSXIITSQDFQKRHLTIASSSSPRLLIAFEDFYGEKLMLVSSPNPNTSLSSSSSSCCVSYEDLRRLNMKGKKVYNAGQGLICVGGFKNVAICNPSRRQVHIFPDFEFKEYPQVFPRPMYMFGYDPVGDQYKVLAVDDLPRRLEHKVIVLGGERAWREAPNSIIVSFDVRLETFNVINVPSRLIPMGYENMWRADKWAITVTDKTLINYRGKIGVVEKPRKGSFRMWVVEDAEKEEWSMNTFHLPQSAAGDDFNVMDTFYNGEICLVRKELSDPFRLFFYNLDRKSMRRVTIERLPMSELKRLSDISVTVSDYYESLMFLENVLRKRS